Proteins encoded within one genomic window of Oryza glaberrima chromosome 12, OglaRS2, whole genome shotgun sequence:
- the LOC127757695 gene encoding cytochrome P450 CYP94D108-like, protein MAMDSYYCSMLFFLPPILYVSYHLTRILADKKKPTTHGLKAHPLLGHLPAFVNNSHRFLDWTMELIVGSPEMRMGFWIPGMRTGIITGNPADVEHILRTNFANYPKGEHAIGMLEDFLGHGLFNSDGEQWLWQRKNASYEFSKRSLRRFVVDVVQAEVADRFLPLLRRAAGDGRGGDIVVLDLQEVLQRFGFDTICMVAFGHDPRCLADGGVMEDARSEFMHTFGEAQDLVVGRFFDPIEVSWKIKKWLNVGTEHRLRKAIADVHAFAMDIVRTRRQSASVQDRDDVLSRFVASDEHSDEVLRDIVLSFLIAGRETTASGLSWFFWLLSSRPDVAARIADEVRAVREATGTRPGEPFGFDALREMHYLHAALTESMRLYPPAPIDSQSCAADDTLPDGTLLRAGWSVTYSAYAMGRLAAIWGEDCLEYRPERWLGDDGAFQPASPFRFTVFHAGPRMCLGKEMAYVQMKSIVANVLEEFEVDVVKEIAGGGVPEHVLSVTLRMKGGLPVKIRRKTEAY, encoded by the coding sequence ATGGCAATGGACTCTTACTACTGTTCCatgctcttcttcctccctccgaTACTCTACGTCTCCTACCACCTCACAAGAATCCTCGCCGACAAGAAGAAGCCCACCACCCATGGCCTCAAGGCGCACCCGCTGCTCGGCCACCTCCCGGCGTTCGTCAACAACAGCCACCGCTTCCTCGACTGGACGATGGAGCTCATCGTCGGCAGCCCGGAGATGAGGATGGGCTTCTGGATCCCCGGGATGCGCACCGGCATCATCACCGGCAACCCGGCCGACGTCGAGCACATCCTGCGCACCAACTTCGCCAACTATCCCAAGGGGGAGCACGCCATTGGCATGCTCGAGGACTTCCTCGGACATGGCCTCTTCAACTCCGACGGCGAGCAGTGGCTCTGGCAGCGCAAGAACGCCAGCTACGAGTTCAGCAAGCGCTCCCTGCGCAGgttcgtcgtcgacgtcgtgcAGGCCGAGGTCGCCGACCGCTTCCtcccgctgctccgccgcgccgccggtgatggTCGTGGTGGTGATATCGTCGTCCTCGACTTGCAGGAAGTGCTCCAGCGATTCGGGTTTGATACCATCTGTATGGTGGCGTTCGGGCACGACCCGCGCTGCCTCGCCGACGGCGGTGTCATGGAGGATGCCAGGTCGGAGTTCATGCACACCTTCGGCGAGGCGCAggacctcgtcgtcggccgcttCTTTGATCCCATCGAGGTCTCCTGGAAGATCAAGAAGTGGCTCAACGTCGGCACCGAGCACCGCCTGAGGAAGGCCATCGCCGACGTCCATGCCTTCGCCATGGACATTGTCCGCACACGGCGCCAGAGCGCGTCCGTGCAAGACAGAGACGACGTCTTGTCGAGGTTCGTGGCGAGCGACGAGCACAGCGACGAGGTCCTCCGCGACATCGTCCTCAGCTTCCTCATCGCCGgccgcgagacgacggcgtCGGGGCTGAGCTGGTTCTTCTGGCTCTTGTCGTCCCGGCCCGACGTCGCGGCGCGCATCGCCGACGAGGTCCGCGCGGTGAGGGAGGCGACCGGCACGCGCCCCGGCGAGCCGTTTGGGTTCGACGCGCTCCGGGAGATGCACTACCTCCACGCCGCGCTCACGGAGTCGATGCGGCTGTACCCGCCGGCGCCGATCGACTCGCAGTCGTGCGCGGCGGACGACACGCTCCCCGACGGCacgctcctccgcgccggctGGTCGGTGACGTACAGCGCGTACGCCATGGGGCGTCTCGCCGCCATCTGGGGCGAGGACTGCTTGGAGTACAGGCCGGAGAGGtggctcggcgacgacggcgcgttcCAGCCGGCGAGCCCGTTCCGGTTCACGGTGTTCCATGCGGGGCCGAGGATGTGCCTCGGGAAGGAGATGGCGTACGTGCAGATGAAGTCCATAGTTGCAAACGTGCTTGAGGAGTTCGAGGTCGACGTCGTCAAggagatcgccggcggcggcgtgccggagCACGTGCTCTCGGTGACGCTGAGGATGAAGGGTGGACTACCTGTGAAGATTAGGAGAAAGACTGAAGCTTACTAG
- the LOC127756843 gene encoding cytochrome P450 CYP94D108-like — protein sequence MEFYAYSMLLILPLILYMSYHLTRTLAEKKPTTHGLKAHPLLGHLPAFVKNSHRFLDWSTELIAGSPEMRIGLWIPGMRSGIVTGNPADVEHILRTNFANYPKGQHAIGMLEDFLGHGLFNSDGEQWLWQRKNASYEFSKRSLRKFVVDVVQAEVANRLLPLLRRAAGDGVGGDAVVLDLQDVLQRFGFDTICMVAFGHDPRCLADGGVLEEAKSEFMHNFGEALDLVIGRFMDPIEVSWKIKKWLNIGTERRLKKAIADVHAFAMDIVRARRQSASVKDRDDVLSRFVASDEHSDEVLRDIVLSFLVAGRETTSSGLTWFFWLLSSRPDVVARIADEVRAVRKATGTRPGEPFGFDALREMHYLHAALTESMRLYPPVPTDPQSCAADDTLPDGTFVRAGWFVNYSAYAMGRLAAIWGEDCMEYRPERWLGDDGAFQPASPFRFTVFHAGPRMCLGKEMAYVQMKSIVANVIEELVVDVVKEVAGGGVPEHVFSISLRMKGGLPVKIRRNGESF from the coding sequence ATGGAGTTCTACGCCTATTCCATGCTCCTCATCCTGCCTCTGATACTGTACATGTCCTACCACCTCACAAGAACCCTAGCCGAGAAGAAGCCCACCACCCATGGCCTCAAGGCACACCCGCTGCTCGGCCACCTCCCGGCCTTCGTCAAGAACAGCCACCGCTTCCTTGATTGGTCGACGGAGCTCATCGCTGGCAGCCCGGAGATGAGGATTGGATTGTGGATCCCCGGGATGCGGAGCGGCATCGTCACCGGCAACCCGGCCGACGTCGAGCACATCCTGCGCACCAACTTCGCAAACTATCCCAAGGGCCAGCACGCCATTGGCATGCTCGAGGATTTCCTCGGCCATGGCCTCTTCAACTCCGACGGCGAGCAGTGGCTCTGGCAGCGCAAGAACGCCAGCTACGAGTTCAGCAAGCGCTCCCTGCGCAAgttcgtcgtcgacgtcgtgcAGGCCGAGGTCGCCAACCGCCTGCtcccgctgctccgccgcgcTGCCGGTGATGGTGTCGGTGGTGATGCCGTCGTCCTCGACTTGCAGGACGTGCTCCAGCGATTCGGGTTCGACACCATCTGTATGGTGGCGTTCGGGCATGACCCGCGCTGCCTCGCCGACGGCGGGGTCCTGGAGGAGGCCAAGTCGGAGTTCATGCACAACTTCGGCGAGGCGCTGGACCTCGTCATCGGCCGCTTCATGGACCCCATCGAGGTCTCCTGGAAGATCAAGAAGTGGCTCAACATCGGCACCGAGCGCCGCCTGAAGAAAGCCATCGCCGACGTCCATGCCTTCGCCATGGACATTGTCCGCGCCCGGCGCCAGAGCGCGTCCGTGAAAGACAGAGACGACGTCTTGTCAAGGTTCGTGGCGAGCGACGAGCACAGCGACGAGGTCCTCCGCGACATCGTCCTCagcttcctcgtcgccggccgtgaGACGACGTCGTCGGGGCTGACGTGGTTCTTCTGGCTGTTGTCATCCCGGCCCGACGTCGTGGCGCGGATCGCCGACGAGGTCCGCGCTGTGAGGAAGGCGACCGGCACGCGCCCCGGCGAGCCATTCGGGTTCGACGCGCTCCGGGAGATGCACTACCTCCACGCCGCGCTCACGGAGTCGATGCGGCTGTACCCGCCGGTGCCGACCGACCCGCAGTCGTGCGCGGCGGACGACACACTCCCCGACGGCACGTTCGTTCGCGCCGGCTGGTTCGTGAACTACAGCGCGTACGCCATGGGGAGGCTCGCCGCCATATGGGGCGAGGACTGCATGGAGTACAGGCCGGAGCGATGGCTCGGTGACGACGGCGCGTTCCAGCCGGCGAGCCCGTTCCGGTTCACGGTGTTCCACGCGGGGCCGAGGATGTGCCTCGGGAAGGAGATGGCGTACGTGCAGATGAAGTCCATAGTTGCTAACGTGATCGAGGAGTTGGTGGTCGACGTCGTcaaggaggtcgccggcggggGCGTTCCGGAGCATGTGTTCTCTATATCGCTGAGGATGAAGGGTGGCTTACCTGTGAAGATAAGGAGAAACGGTGAATCTTTTTAG
- the LOC127756844 gene encoding phosphoglycerate mutase-like protein 4 isoform X2: protein MSERTIPPPVSSHGEDFAEVVVVRHGETSANALCIIQGQMDIELNEAGRQQAVMVARRLAKEAKPVAVYSSDLKRAAETAQTIATACNVSNLVLSPALRERHMGDLHGLKFDDAVRSKPDAYKAFSSEDRSQEIPGGGESLDQLSERGASDCGLPWSEHRGTLQTRRSNQLSSQENPKHFDLRLQHFWLHRPLDSREVWRCRPSQRRRLPVECIWWR, encoded by the exons ATGAGCGAGCGGACGATTCCTCCTCCTGTGTCGTCGCATGGCGAGGACTTCGCCGAGGTTGTGGTGGTGCGCCATGGGGAGACATCGGCGAACGCCTTGTGCATCATTCAG GGACAAATGGATATAGAGTTGAATGAGGCTGGCAGACAGCAAGCTGTTATG GTTGCTCGTCGGTTGGCTAAAGAAGCTAAGCCAGTTGCCGTGTACTCCTCTGATCTGAAGCGTGCTGCCGAAACGGCTCAAACTATAGCTACAGCTTGCAATGTGTCCAAC CTGGTGTTGAGTCCTGCACTGAGAGAAAGGCACATGGGAGATCTCCATGGTTTGAAGTTTGATGATGCCGTCAGAAGCAAGCCTGACGCTTACAAGGCTTTCTCATCTGAAGACAGAAGCCAAGAAATCCCT GGTGGCGGGGAGAGCCTTGACCAACTATCTGAGCG GGGAGCGAGTGATTGTGGTCTCCCATGGAGCGAGCATCGAGGAACTCTGCAGACACGCCGATCCAACCAGCTCAGTTCGCAGGAGAATCCCAAACACTTCGATCTGCGTCTTCAACATTTCTGGCTCCACCGGCCATTGGATTCTCGAGAGGTTTGGAGATGTCGCCCATCTCAACGAAGACGACTTCCCGTAGAATGCATTTGGTGGCGATGA
- the LOC127756844 gene encoding phosphoglycerate mutase-like protein 4 isoform X1: MSERTIPPPVSSHGEDFAEVVVVRHGETSANALCIIQGQMDIELNEAGRQQAVMVARRLAKEAKPVAVYSSDLKRAAETAQTIATACNVSNLVLSPALRERHMGDLHGLKFDDAVRSKPDAYKAFSSEDRSQEIPGGGESLDQLSERCVSYLNTIAGKHKGRQYWERVIVVSHGASIEELCRHADPTSSVRRRIPNTSICVFNISGSTGHWILERFGDVAHLNEDDFP; this comes from the exons ATGAGCGAGCGGACGATTCCTCCTCCTGTGTCGTCGCATGGCGAGGACTTCGCCGAGGTTGTGGTGGTGCGCCATGGGGAGACATCGGCGAACGCCTTGTGCATCATTCAG GGACAAATGGATATAGAGTTGAATGAGGCTGGCAGACAGCAAGCTGTTATG GTTGCTCGTCGGTTGGCTAAAGAAGCTAAGCCAGTTGCCGTGTACTCCTCTGATCTGAAGCGTGCTGCCGAAACGGCTCAAACTATAGCTACAGCTTGCAATGTGTCCAAC CTGGTGTTGAGTCCTGCACTGAGAGAAAGGCACATGGGAGATCTCCATGGTTTGAAGTTTGATGATGCCGTCAGAAGCAAGCCTGACGCTTACAAGGCTTTCTCATCTGAAGACAGAAGCCAAGAAATCCCT GGTGGCGGGGAGAGCCTTGACCAACTATCTGAGCGGTGTGTTTCGTACTTGAACACAATAGCTGGGAAGCACAAGGGTAGGCAGTATT GGGAGCGAGTGATTGTGGTCTCCCATGGAGCGAGCATCGAGGAACTCTGCAGACACGCCGATCCAACCAGCTCAGTTCGCAGGAGAATCCCAAACACTTCGATCTGCGTCTTCAACATTTCTGGCTCCACCGGCCATTGGATTCTCGAGAGGTTTGGAGATGTCGCCCATCTCAACGAAGACGACTTCCCGTAG
- the LOC127757834 gene encoding tryptamine hydroxycinnamoyltransferase 1-like, translating into MEVQVKRSLVVPPPPRETEETPLTVFELVAPTYHVTVLFAFSPPNPTTRALLDALSATLPHFPLLTARLDRRGARRRPFFVTGRGGAGALVVEAEVSSDLADHLPLAPSPELARLHPPVNTDAPTPHVLLVQINRFACGGLVVASSAHHQAADGFSMSTFFHAWTDAVRRNGAPLLDRPVPYGPGALSPRRPPRCEFEHRGKEFLPHDGVTSRQGQGADTGAVRIDPSEVANVLLHYPSEFVAELKRRAQGKYTTFETVSAHVWKKITAVRGLDAGARTSVNVSVNGRARLGTGTVPNGFFGNLIINASSGATARELTTGTLADAAALIRAGIRAVDRRYFQSFIDFGALHVDGGRDEEEPLQQANVDEPGVLSPDVDSDSWLHLELHRLDMGLGGRLAGILPAKVPEDGVVVVMPSLRKSGGVEVFVALWEKHANELTSIAYTMD; encoded by the coding sequence ATGGAGGTGCAGGTGAAGAGGAGTTTggtcgtgccgccgccgccgcgcgagaCGGAGGAGACGCCGCTCACCGTGTTCGAACTCGTCGCGCCGACGTACCACGTCACCGTCCTCTTCGCCTTCTCGCCGCCCAACCCGACCACCCGCGCCCTCCTCGACGCTCTCTCCGCCACGCTCCCGCACTTCCCGCTCCTCACCGCGCGCCTcgaccgccgcggcgcccgtcgccgcccgttCTTCGTCACGGGcagaggtggcgccggcgcacTCGTCGTGGAGGCCGAGGTGTCGTCCGACCTCGCTGACCACCTcccgctcgcgccgtcgccggagctcgCGCGCCTCCACCCGCCGGTCAACACGGACGCGCCGACGCCGCATGTGCTGCTGGTGCAGATCAACCGCTTCGCGTGCGGCGGCCTCGTGGTCGCCTCGTCGGCTCACCACCAGGCCGCCGACGGGTTCTCCATGAGCACCTTCTTTCACGCCTGGACCGACGCCGTCCGTCGCAACGGAGCTCCGCTGCTTGACCGACCTGTACCGTACGGCCCCGGCGCGCtctcgccgcgccggccgccgcggtgcGAGTTCGAGCACCGCGGCAAGGAGTTCTTGCCGCACGACGGCGTCACGAGCAGGCAAGGACAAGGCGCCGACACCGGCGCCGTCCGCATCGACCCTTCCGAGGTCGCCAACGTGCTGCTGCACTACCCGAGCGAGTTCGTCGCCGAGCTCAAGCGGCGCGCGCAGGGCAAGTACACCACGTTCGAGACCGTGTCGGCGCACGTCTGGAAGAAGATCACCGCCGTGCGCGGGCTCGACGCCGGCGCGCGCACGTCGGTGAACGTCTCCGTGAACGGCCGCGCCCGGCTCGGGACAGGAACCGTGCCAAACGGCTTCTTCGGCAACCTCATCATCAACGCGAGCTCCGGCGCGACAGCGAGGGAGCTGACCACCGGTACTctcgcggacgcggcggcgctgatCCGCGCGGGGATCCGCGCCGTCGACCGGCGCTATTTCCAGTCGTTCATCGACTTCGGGGCGCTCCACGTCGACGGCGGCAGGGACGAGGAGGAGCCGCTTCAGCAGGCGAACGTGGACGAGCCCGGCGTGCTGTCGCCGGACGTGGACTCGGACAGCTGGCTGCACCTGGAGCTGCACCGGCTGGACATGGGGCTCGGCGGGCGGCTCGCCGGGATCCTGCCGGCGAAGGTGCCAGAGgacggggtggtggtggtgatgccgAGCCTGAGGAAAAGTGGTGGGGTGGAGGTGTTCGTGGCGCTGTGGGAGAAGCACGCGAATGAGCTCACCAGCATCGCTTACACCATGGATTAG
- the LOC127756844 gene encoding phosphoglycerate mutase-like protein 4 isoform X3, translated as MDIELNEAGRQQAVMVARRLAKEAKPVAVYSSDLKRAAETAQTIATACNVSNLVLSPALRERHMGDLHGLKFDDAVRSKPDAYKAFSSEDRSQEIPGGGESLDQLSERCVSYLNTIAGKHKGRQYWERVIVVSHGASIEELCRHADPTSSVRRRIPNTSICVFNISGSTGHWILERFGDVAHLNEDDFP; from the exons ATGGATATAGAGTTGAATGAGGCTGGCAGACAGCAAGCTGTTATG GTTGCTCGTCGGTTGGCTAAAGAAGCTAAGCCAGTTGCCGTGTACTCCTCTGATCTGAAGCGTGCTGCCGAAACGGCTCAAACTATAGCTACAGCTTGCAATGTGTCCAAC CTGGTGTTGAGTCCTGCACTGAGAGAAAGGCACATGGGAGATCTCCATGGTTTGAAGTTTGATGATGCCGTCAGAAGCAAGCCTGACGCTTACAAGGCTTTCTCATCTGAAGACAGAAGCCAAGAAATCCCT GGTGGCGGGGAGAGCCTTGACCAACTATCTGAGCGGTGTGTTTCGTACTTGAACACAATAGCTGGGAAGCACAAGGGTAGGCAGTATT GGGAGCGAGTGATTGTGGTCTCCCATGGAGCGAGCATCGAGGAACTCTGCAGACACGCCGATCCAACCAGCTCAGTTCGCAGGAGAATCCCAAACACTTCGATCTGCGTCTTCAACATTTCTGGCTCCACCGGCCATTGGATTCTCGAGAGGTTTGGAGATGTCGCCCATCTCAACGAAGACGACTTCCCGTAG
- the LOC127757694 gene encoding pentatricopeptide repeat-containing protein At1g52620-like — MFRLLPRITPLPRRRLRRSHNPNPLISPAVAASLAGVLATRSTNPTWARSLAALLPSPLSDAHLAAAVSSLPDPDLAVALLSWSQSPDHHVALQDPTPLAHSALLRLLARSRRFDAVDDTLQSMSLAGAAPTRACLGALVAAYADAGMLGKATKMCERVREQYGSLPEVTHCNRLLKLLVEQRRWDDARKLYDEMLGKDSGADNYSTCVLVRGLCLERRVEEGLKLIEARWGAGCIPHVVFYNVLIDGYCRRGDMGRGLLLLGEMETKGFLPTLVTYGSLINWLGKKGDLEKIGSLFLEMRKRGFSPNVQIYNSVIDALCKCRSATQAMVILKQMFASGCDPDIITFNTLITGLCHEGHVRKAEHFLREAIRRELNPNQLSYTPLIHGFCMRGELMVASDLLVEMMGRGHTPDVVTFGALIHGLVVAGKVSEALIVREKMTERQVFPDVNIYNVLISGLCKKRMLPAAKNILEEMLEKNVQPDEFVYATLIDGFIRSENLGDARKIFEFMEHKGICPDIVSCNAMIKGYCQFGMMSEAILCMSNMRKVGCIPDEFTYTTVISGYAKQGNLNGALRWLCDMIKRKCKPNVVTYSSLINGYCKTGDTDFAEGLFANMQAEALSPNVVTYTILIGSLFKKDKVLRAGLYFETMLLNHCSPNDVTLHYLVNGLTSCTPCVINSICCNTSEVHGKDALLVVFKKLVFDIGDPRNSAYNAIIFSLCRHNMLREALDFKNRMAKKGYVPNPITFLSLLYGFCSVGKSVNWRTILPNEFQQEEFEIIFRYKFLFDQYATESVCCEVSRVLQQYLAECKSLQRVEQKFANS, encoded by the coding sequence ATGTTCAGGCTCCTGCCCCGCATCaccccgctcccgcgccgccgcctccgtcgcagCCACAACCCAAACCCACTAATCTCCCCCGCCGTCGCTGCTTccctcgccggcgtcctcgccaCCCGCTCCACGAACCCCACCTGGGCACGGTCCCTCGCGGCGCTGCTCCCCTCCCCGCTCTCCGacgcccacctcgccgccgccgtctcctccctgcccgaccccgacctcgccgtcgctcTCCTCTCCTGGTCACAGTCCCCCGACCACCATGTCGCCCTCCAGGACCCTACTCCTCTGGCCCACTccgcgctgctccgcctcctcgcccgctCCCGCCGCTTCGACGCCGTGGACGACACGCTCCAGTCTATGTCTCTCGCGGGCGCCGCGCCCACGCGCGCCTGCCTCggcgcgctcgtcgccgcctaCGCCGACGCTGGCATGCTTGGAAAGGCCACCAAGATGTGCGAGCGCGTAAGGGAGCAGTACGGCTCGCTCCCGGAGGTGACCCATTGCAACCGCCTGCTCAAGCTCCTAGTGGAGCAGCGGCGCTGGGATGACGCCCGTAAGCTGTATGATGAAATGCTTGGCAAGGATAGTGGTGCGGATAACTACAGTACTTGTGTGCTTGTCCGGGGACTGTGCCTGGAAAGGCGAGTGGAAGAGGGGTTGAAATTGATTGAAGCAAGGTGGGGAGCTGGGTGCATTCCACATGTAGTGTTCTATAATGTCTTGATCGATGGGTATTGCCGGCGTGGAGATATGGGTAGAGGATTGTTGCTGTTGGGGGAAATGGAGACAAAGGGATTCTTGCCAACCCTTGTGACATATGGTTCTCTTATAAATTGGCTTGGAAAGAAGGGTGATCTAGAGAAGATTGGGAGTTTATTTTTGGAGATGAGGAAAAGGGGATTTTCCCCCAATGTCCAGATTTATAACAGTGTCATAGATGCTTTGTGCAAATGCCGGTCTGCAACACAGGCTATGGTGATCTTGAAGCAGATGTTTGCAAGTGGATGTGACCCAGATATCATCACATTTAATACTTTGATAACTGGGCTGTGCCACGAAGGGCATGTTCGAAAGGCTGAGCATTTTTTGAGGGAGGCCATCAGGAGGGAGTTGAACCCAAATCAGCTTAGCTACACTCCATTGATTCATGGGTTCTGCATGAGAGGGGAGTTGATGGTTGCATCAGATTTGCTTGTGGAAATGATGGGCAGAGGGCATACTCCTGATGTTGTCACATTTGGAGCACTAATTCATGGTCTTGTAGTTGCTGGCAAAGTCAGTGAGGCTTTGATTGTTCGTGAGAAGATGACAGAAAGACAGGTATTCCCGGATGTTAACATATACAATGTATTGATTAGTGGTTTGTGCAAGAAACGCATGCTTCCTGCAGCTAAGAACATTCTTGAAGAGATGCTTGAGAAAAATGTCCAACCTGATGAGTTTGTTTACGCCACATTAATTGATGGATTCATTAGGAGTGAGAATCTTGGTGATGCAAGGAAAATATTCGAATTCATGGAACACAAGGGTATCTGCCCTGACATTGTTAGCTGCAATGCCATGATAAAAGGTTATTGTCAGTTTGGAATGATGAGCGAGGCAATTCTATGCATGAGCAACATGAGAAAGGTTGGGTGCATACCGGACGAGTTTACATATACTACAGTTATTAGTGGCTATGCTAAACAAGGTAACCTTAATGGAGCTCTAAGGTGGTTATGTGATATGATCAAGCGGAAATGCAAGCCAAATGTTGTTACATACTCTTCATTAATAAATGGATACTGTAAGACAGGTGATACAGACTTTGCAGAAGgcttgtttgcaaatatgcagGCTGAAGCTCTATCTCCTAATGTGGTAACTTATACCATCCTAATTGGTAGTCTGTTTAAAAAAGACAAAGTACTCAGAGCTGGTTTGTACTTTGAAACCATGTTGCTTAACCATTGTTCTCCTAATGATGTTACCTTACATTATCTAGTCAATGGGCTCACTAGTTGTACTCCTTGTGTCATCAACTCTATCTGCTGTAACACTAGTGAGGTGCATGGCAAGGATGCCCTTTTAGTCGTATTCAAGAAATTGGTTTTTGACATAGGGGATCCAAGGAATtcagcatacaatgccatcatctTCAGCCTGTGTAGACATAATATGCTCAGGGAAGCATTGGATTTTAAAAATAGGATGGCTAAAAAGGGCTATGTGCCGAATCCTATCACCTTCCTTTCACTTCTTTATGGCTTTTGTTCTGTTGGAAAATCAGTGAATTGGAGGACCATCCTTCCTAATGAATTTCAGCAAGAGGAGTTCGAGATAATATTTAGATACAAGTTTTTGTTTGACCAATATGCAACTGAGTCAGTTTGCTGTGAAGTCTCCAGGGTTTTACAGCAATATCTTGCAGAGTGTAAATCCTTGCAGCGTGTGGAGCAGAAATTTGCTAATTCTTGA
- the LOC127757798 gene encoding phosphoglycerate mutase-like protein 4, with the protein MRGTVRPSIQAAAPGPRWLRLAATLRPISPATAAVRYPLFPLACGHQVSAVTMAKEVDRFVELVVVRHGETSWNSSRIVQGQMDPELNEIGKQQAVVVARRLAREARPAAIYSSDLKRAAETAEIIAKACDVSNVVLTEALRERHMGYLQGLTWDDAMNKSLGVFKGFANFEVKNGLDFDDRNHELPDGGESLNQLSERCISYLNKVAQNHIGERVIVVGHGAAILELCRHTDPPNSSIRRKIPNTSLNIFRISGVTGRWILERCGDVGHLSENGFLENAFGGDGASA; encoded by the exons ATGCGAGGCACTGTTCGTCCAAGCATTCAGGCCGCAGCACCTGGTCCCCGGTGGCTGAGGCTAGCAGCCACCCTCCGCCCcatctcgccggcgacggcggctgtcAGGTATCCTCTGTTCCCTCTCGCCTGCGGCCATCAGGTGTCAGCTGTCACCATGGCGAAGGAGGTCGATCGGTTCGTGGAGCTGGTGGTTGTCCGGCACGGCGAGACGTCGTGGAACTCCTCCCGCATCGTTCAG GGGCAAATGGATCCAGAGCTGAACGAGATTGGAAAACAGCAGGCTGTTGTG GTGGCTCGTCGTCTGGCAAGAGAAGCTAGGCCAGCTGCTATATACTCGTCTGATTTGAAGCGTGCTGCTGAGACTGCAGAAATCATAGCAAAAGCCTGTGATGTATCAAAC GTAGTGTTGACTGAAGCACTAAGAGAAAGGCACATGGGATATCTGCAAGGTTTGACGTGGGATGATGCTATGAATAAAAGCCTAGGCGTTTTCAAAGGCTTTGCTAATTTTGAAGTAAAAAATGGTTTGGACTTTGATGACAGAAACCACGAATTGCCG GACGGTGGAGAAAGTCTTAACCAGTTAAGTGAGCGGTGCATCTCCTACCTGAACAAAGTTGCTCAGAATCATATCG GGGAGCGGGTGATTGTTGTCGGCCATGGTGCTGCCATACTAGAACTCTGCCGGCACACTGATCCACCCAACAGCTCGATTCGCAGGAAAATTCCCAATACTTCACTGAACATTTTCCGCATTTCCGGCGTCACCGGCCGGTGGATCCTTGAGAGGTGTGGAGACGTCGGCCATCTCAGTGAAAATGGCTTTCTGGAGAACGCATTTGGCGGCGATGGAGCCTCTGCCTAA